In the Desulfitobacterium hafniense DCB-2 genome, AGTCACAGGTCTCGTGCATATCTCAGAAGTTGCAGATGCATATGTTAAAGATGTTAGGGACTACTTGAAGGAACAAGACCGTGTTAAGGTCAAAGTGATCCATGTCGATGAAAAAGGGAAAATTGGTCTATCGATTAAACAGGCTAATCCGAGCCCGAAAAATACGACGCGGGAACGTCGCCAGCCAACCGTATCCTTTGAGGATAAATTAGCCAAGTTTATTAAGGATAGCGATGAACGGCAACTGGAATTCCGTCGTGCCACAGAATCCAAGCGCGGGGGAAGAGGATCAAGCCGATACTAGAAGCTAACGTTCTCTAAGATAAATGACCGCTGCAAAGCGGTCTTTTTAGCACTCTCAGAAAGTATAAAGCTCGGCGAAGCCGGGCTTTCTTTATATCTTGAAGGAAGGGTTTTTTGTTGTAGTATCCTGAAGGTTGAGGGTGAAAAGAGGACGATTAAGGCAATATTCAGGAAATGAGTCGAAAAGTAATCCAAATCTCCGCCTTCCCTAGACAAGCTTTGCCATAGCCATCAGGTATAATGTTGGTATTATATGGTAAGAGGTGAGGTCATGGCGGAATGGGCGACGTTGAAAACTAAGCAGGGATTGCGCAAGGAAAAATTGACTTTAGAGGGACATTTTTGGCCTTTTTTATTAGGTTTGCTGATAGCCCGCGGAAGTATTCTGGGGTTATACCCCTTTGGGATAGCCTTTGGCGCAGCCCTAATGCTTCATGGACGCAAAGGGACCATGATGGGATTGCTGGGGGTGACGGCGGGAGTGAGCTCCCTGTTCCTGAAGGACCTGGCCTCCGGGCTGCAGATTCTACTGACTCTGCTCATTCTGAGCCTTTTCGTGCCCCGGCTGCGCGGCAACAAACGGGAGAGCCTTTATCTGGGGATTTCCACAGCCCTTGTGACGGGGTGTGTTGCCCTGGCGGTGTTGAGTTTTGGACAATTTGAAGTCTCGCTGGGAATGAAAGCCGCAGTGCTCGGCATTCTTAATGGCGGTCTGGCGGTTGTTTTCCGGTTTGCTTTGCGCTATCAGGATGCGGTCTGGCGGGGAAACTTTACCCGTGAGCAGGGAATGGCCTGGTTGCTCATTCTCATCGGGGTATTGAGCGGGCTCCATGGCGTCATGTTTAAAGAGATTAACTTCTCCGTAGTGGTTCTGAGCTTTTTTATTCTTTTTATTGCCCAGCGTTTTGGTGCGGGGGCGGCAGCTGGGGTGGGGGCTATGTTGGGCTTTCTTCCTCAGTTGGAGTTTAATCCCCAGAATTTGATGGCTGCCGGAATTTACGGTCTGGCCGGTTTTGGCACCGGAGCTTTTCAGAAGCTGGGAAAACTGGGTCTTGGTGTGGCCTTTATGAGCATTACCCTGATGTTCACTGTCTACCTCCAGCCGGAGGTGCTTTATTCCCAGTTATTATCGTCAGGTATTGGCCTGTTGCTTTTTTCACTTTTCCCCAGCACCACTTCCCAACATGATTTTTTAAAGGACAAGCCGATGCCGGAAGTAGAGTCCACGGTGACCAAGGTCAAGACCGTCGCGGAGATTTTTGATCAGATCGCCTACAGTGCTCAGGCGGCTGAGGCTGAAGTAGGAAAATCCAAACCGGAGATTCCGGAGCTGATGAATGTTTTAGTGGAAAGAGTCTGCAAAAATTGCCCCACCCTGGACACCTGCTGGACCCGGGAGTTTTATCGGACCTACCATTTGCTGTTCAATCTCTTCGAATGGGTAGAACGGGAAGAAGAAAAAGTTAATGTTCAAAATCTCCCTGTGGAATGGAAGCGGCATTGCGGGAAGCTTAAAGAAATGCTGCTGGGGGTCCAGTTTATTATGGAGCATGAAAAAAGCATAGAATCCTGGCGCTCCCGGCTGACGGCCAATCAGGAAGCCTTGGCCCGTCAATTTCAAAGTGTTTCCCAAGTTATCGGGCATCTGGCCAAGGAACTTAATGCCCGCCACAATGTGGAGCAGGTCAAACCGGCCAGCCTGGCCCGGCGGCGCAAGCAATTTTTGGATGTGGGAGTGGCCTCTTTTACGAAGAAGGGGAACAGTATATCCGGAGACAATTATGCCTCCTTGGCCTTTGCGCCGACCCAGCATGCCTTCATCGTCAGTGATGGCATGGGAGTGGGAGAAGGGGCGGCCAAGATGAGCTCCACAGCCCTGAATCTGTTGGAGCAGCTCCTGACCACAGGCTTTGAACCGGAAAGTGCCATTCAGGCGTTGAATTCCATTTTGGTTCTGCGCTCTCCGGAAGAAAGCTTTGTTACTTTGGATATTGGTATCCTTGATTGTGAGTCCGATGATCTCAAGCTGATCAAAGTGGGGGCCTGCCCCTCCTATATTGTCCGCGAGGATAAAGTCCATATGTTTCAATCCTCCAGCCTGCCGGTAGGGATCTTAAATCATGTGGAGATTCCTGTTATCGAAGAAAAATTACGCCCGGATGAGTATTTAGTGCTTGTTACGGATGGAATTCAGGATATACTAAAAGATGGGAAGGATTGGTTGAAAAAATTCTTGGATCGCCAGCATCCCCAGACCGCCCAGGAATTGGCCGAGGCTATCGTGCAGGAAGCGCGGGCTATGAGCGGCAACGACCTGGCGGACGACGGAATTGTCCTGGTGGTGAAAAAGAACATTTTTCATTGAGCCGCAAGGAGGGTAAGGGGCATTGTATGAAAAACTAAAGCAGCAGGTATTGCCGCAGCTCATTGCGCCTGGCTCCCGGATTCTGGCTGCTGTATCGGGAGGGCCGGATTCTGTGGCTCTTGCCCATATATTGTGGCGCTATATTCAGGACAAGCAGGAGCAGAAGATTACTCTCGTTATAACCCATGTTCATCATGGGGTGCGTGAGGAATCGGATGATGAAGAGAAGATGGTACAAAATATGGCAAGGGATTGGGAAATCCCTTGTCTTATTCATCGTTTCGATTCCAAAAATTATGCTAAGTCGGTGGGAAAATCCTTTCAGACGGCTGCCCGGGAATGGCGCTATGCCTGTTGGCAGGAAGATATGAGGAAAGAAAATTGCACCCTGCTGGCCACAGCCCACCATCTCGGGGATCAAGCGGAAACTGTACTGTACCGCCTCCTGCGGGGCAGCGGTACAGCGGGATTGGCAGGAATTTATCCGCAAAAAGGTAAGCTGATTCGTCCACTTCTTACAGTCACCAAGGAGGATATCCTTGAATATTGTCGAAATGAGAAGTTACCCTATGCCCTGGATCATTCTAATGAGGAACCTATCTATGTCAGGAATAAAATTCGCTTACAGCTGTTACCGGAACTTCAGCGGGAGTATAACCCTAAGATTATCGAGGCTTTAGGGCGTACGGCTGAAGTTTTGCGTTGGGATGAGGAATACCTGGAAGAAGAAGTCCAGTCAGCCTGGAAGAGATGGGCCATCCTAGACACAGAGCAAAGGGTGGGTTTGCGCAGAACAATCTTTGAACTTCCCAAAGCTATTTTATCCCGATTGATTCGCAGAGCTGCCACCCTGGTTTCCGGAGAACCCCGGGGAATAGCTTTTCAGTATGTGGAGCAGGTGATGGCTTCCCAGGGCCAGGTAGGCTGGAGCCAGGATCTGCCGGGGCTGAACATTGGGATAGATTATCAAGGGGTATGGTTTCAAAGGGCGGACTGGGGGCAGTCTATTAATGAATCCCCGGATATCTTATTGCCCTCTTTGCCTGTCGGCGCCCATTGGGGTGAGTGGCTCCCCTGGCGGGATGAGGCGGGGGTGAATTGGCTGGTTGGTCTTTTCTGCCTGGAGAAAGAAGCAGAAGACAATGATTACCCGGGCCAATGTGTGGATAAAGTCTTTTTCGACGGGCCAGGCTTGATACGAAACAGTGAAAAGCTGCAATGGCGGTATCGGCAGGAGGGAGACTGCCTGTGGATTGCAGGATTAGGGCATAAATCCCTGAAAAAAGTCTTCCAGGATGCCAAAGTTCCGGCTAAGCACCGACCGGTGATTCCTCTCCTGGCCATGGGCAATGAAATTCTCTGGATACCCGGAGTGAAGAGGGGAGATCGCTATCCCATTGAACAGGGAAAGGGAGCTGTCGGCGTTCTTATCAAATGCTGAAGCCGGCAATGGATGAATCACGAAAAGGGAAGGAAGAAGAAAGGCTGGGTTCGTTGTAAAAGGGGCTTTTTCGTGGTATAATATGTAATATTGTCTTTGTATGATGGGACATTTTTTTCCAGAAGAGGGGAGGACCAGACGTTTGAAATTTTTCAAAAACGCTGCTGTTTATTTACTGATTATTCTCATTGCGATTATGCTCATAAGATTTGCCAACCCACCGGCGACTCAGCCCTTGGATATGGATTACACCAAATTTTATGAGGCGGTGGTTACGGGTCAGGTTGAAGAAGTTGTAATCAGTACCGATGATAATGTCAATACCTATGAAGTTAAAACCAAAGACGGTCAGCAATATGTAGTGCTCGGTGAAGCAAAGGATGTTGATCTGTCTGCGCAAATGAACGAGCATAAAGTTAACGTGCGGGTCAATCCGCCGGTCACCACTCCTTGGTGGGCCGGTTTGATCACCACGGTACTGCCTTTCCTGTTAATCGGCGGCTTTATCTTCTTTATGATGCAGCAGAGCCAAGGGGGCGGCAACCGGGTCATGCAGTTCGGGAAAAGCCGGGCTAAACTGGTGACGGATGAAAAGAAAAAGGTGACCTTTGCCGATGTGGCGGGAGCCGACGAGGTGAAGGAAGAGCTTGAAGAAGTTGTGGAATTCCTCAAGTTCCCTAAGAAATTTAATGAGTTGGGAGCTAAAATTCCCAAAGGAGTGCTGCTCTTTGGCCCTCCCGGAACCGGTAAGACTCTTTTGGCCCGGGCTGTGGCAGGAGAAGCGGGGGTTCCCTTCTTCAGTATCAGCGGCTCGGACTTTGTAGAGATGTTCGTCGGGGTGGGAGCATCCCGGGTGCGTGATTTATTTGAACAAGCCAAAAAGAATGCCCCTTGCATCGTGTTTATCGACGAGATCGACGCGGTAGGCCGGCAAAGAGGCGCCGGTCTGGGGGGCGGTCATGATGAGCGGGAGCAAACCCTGAACCAGCTGCTCGTTGAGATGGATGGTTTTAATGGGAATGAAGGCATCATCATTATCGCGGCCACCAACCGCCCTGATATTCTCGACCCCGCCTTGTTGCGGCCGGGGCGTTTCGACCGCCAAGTAGTGGTGGATGTTCCCGATGTCAAAGGCCGCGAGGAAATCTTAAAAGTCCATGTTAAAGGCAAACCCATGCACAACGATGTGGAGCTGGATGTCTTAGCCCGCCGCACGCCGGGATTTACCGGAGCGGATCTGGCCAACCTTGTCAATGAAGCGGCCCTGCTGTCTGCTCGCCGCAATGAAAAAGAGATTAAAATGAATGCTCTGGAGGATTCTGTGGAACGGGTTATCGCCGGACCGGAGAAAAAGGCCCGGGTCATCAGTGACTATGAAAAGAAATTGGTTTCTTATCACGAAGCAGGTCATGCTTTAGTGGGAGAAATGCTGACCCATACGGATCCCTTGCACAAGGTGTCCATTATTCCCCGGGGACGGGCCGGCGGGTATACCCTGCTCCTGCCTAAGGAAGATCGCAACTATATGACAAAGTCTCATTTGTTGGATCAGGTCACCATGCTCTTAGGGGGGCGGGTGGCAGAAGCCCTGGTTCTCCATGAGATCAGCACCGGAGCCTCCAATGACTTGGAGCGGGCTACCGGTCTTGTCCGCAAGATGATTACTGAACTGGGAATGTCCGAGGAGCTGGGACCCCTTACCTTTGGACAGAAGGAAGGTCAGGTGTTCCTGGGCCGGGATATTGCCCGGGATCGCAATTATAGTGAAGCGGTGGCTTACTCCATCGATAAAGAAGCGCGCCGGATGATCGATGAATGCTATTTGAAGGCGCAGACCATTATTCAGGAGAACATGCATAAGCTTAACGCGATTGCCCAGACTTTGATGGAGAAAGAAACCATCGAAGCCAAGGAATTTGCCGAGCTGATGGCCCGCTTTGATCAACCAGTGGAAACCGCACAAGTCTCGGAGCCGTCGGAGACTGAAAATAATACAACGGAACATGATGATCTTCTTCCCGCCACAGGGGAGACCTCCGTGGAGGGAGAAGACAGGACGGAAGCCGAGGGATTGAGCGGGTCAACCTTAGAAGAAGAAAAAAATAAGATTGACTAGGGGAGGATGTTATGGAAAAGACCTTCATCATGCTCAAGCCTGATGCTGTACAGCGGGGGTTGGTTGGGCAAATTATCGCACGCTTTGAAGCAAAAGGGTGCAAACTGGTAGGAATGAAGCTTATGAGTGTTGATCAGGCTTTGGCCGAGCAACATTATGCCGAGCACAAAGGGAAAAGCTTTTTTGAGCCCACGGTTCAATATATTATGTCTTCTCCGGTGGTGGCTATGGTTTGGGAAGGCAAAAATGTCGTGGCTCTGGCTCGGGAACTGATGGGAGCCACCAACCCTGCCAATGCCAATCCCGGCTCGATCCGCGGCAGCTTTGGCATGGATATCAGCCGCAATGTGATTCATGGCTCAGATTCTGTAGCCAGTGCAGAACGGGAGATTGCCCTCTATTTTAGACCCGAAGAGCTTTGTGATTATCGCAAAGCTGGAGAAGAGTGGCTTAGCGAGTAAAATAGAGAGTAAATTGAAAAAGGGCACCGACTTCGGTGTCCTTTTTCAAAAAATAATTCTTGATAAGAGTTAGAGGTGTATTAGCCATGAACTTGCCGAAAAACGGCAAAATGATGCTTACGGTGGCCAGCCTGATTTTAGGCATTCTCTTCATATCCTTATTGAAAACTACAGGGGCGGCAGGATCCACTGCGAGAACAGATACAACCCTAGCTTCACTTATTCAAATCGGCCAGGAAAACGAGCAATTGAAAAATGATATTAGCAAACTTAAAGAAGACTTGTCTAAATTTCAAGCGGGCCAGAATGCCTCGAAAGTCGTACTCGAACAACTGGACACAGCGAAACGCAATGCCGGACTGACCAAGGTCACCGGACCCGGTCTTCGAATTACGCTTGACGATGCACAGGATCGGGATATTAACAACGAGGATATCCAATACTATGTGATTCACGAAGAATATATCCGTACAATTGTCAATTTGCTCTGGCATGGAGGGGCTGAAGCCGTCGCGGTCAATGGGCAGCGGATTACGGGCAACACAGAAATTTTCTGCAGCGGAGCCTTTATTCAGATTGGCCAGACCCGCCAAATGCCTCCTTATGTGATTGAAGCCGTAGGGGATGTCAACTATTTGCAGTCTTCTTTGAATTTTTATTTTTGGGATCGCTTAGGTGAGTATCAGGAACAATATGGAATCACAAGAAAACTTGAGGTGCCCACGGAGCCCCTGGTCATACCGGCAGGCAAGGCTCAGCAATTTCGCTACTCTGAACCTATGAAGGAGGCGAAATAATGAAGAAGCGTACCCTGGCCATACCCTTGACTTTGGTGGCCCTAGTCTTAGGATTTTTACTCACGCTGCAGATGCAGACTCAAAAAAGCGTGTTGGAACTGGAGAAAATTCAGGCCCAAAGGGCCGCTTCCGCCAGAGATTTTCTGGCCGAAGCTCAAGAGGAAAACAAGCTTCTCAAAGAGCAGCACACAGCTTTAACAGCCCAGTTGGAAGAAGCGCGAACACAAGGGGGAACCAGCCCGGCTCTTCTCGCCGAGTTGGACCGCTATCGGATGATGGAAGGTACGGTGAATGTCCAAGGCCCGGGAATCGTGATTACCATTGATGACCGGCAACAGGAGCATAAAGTCGTGCTTCCGATGAGCAATGAGGACTTGCTCGAAATAATCAATACCTTAAAATTTGCCGGAGCGGAAGCAATTAGCGTCAACGGACAGCGGGTTGTGGCCTCCTCAGCTATTGTTCTGAGCGGGACTTCCACGAAGCTGATTAATCAGGTCCCCATTACCCGTACGGAAGGAGTTCCTTATGAAATTCTCGCCATCGGTAATCAGGACCAGCTCCTGGACTATTTTACGCAATTGAAAGCCCAGCGGTTAAAGCAATTAGGGATGAGTGTCAGCGTGTCCAGAAAAACCGTGCAAATTCCATCCTATAAAGGAGTATCACCTGTAAAAAGCCCTGAATCTTAGGTCTATCCTGGCATTTTTTTCTCTAAACGAGATTTTATAATTTTCAAAAAATTTATTGTTAATCCAAGCAGGGAATCTTCTCTTCTCGCCGAATTAGTATAATTGGACTGGAGTTTTCAAGGATCTGGAAAAGGGACTTTCATAGTCCGAGACGAAAGAGTGGAAAAAGGAGTGAATTTTAATTGAAAACCGATATCGAAATTGCACAAGAGGCAACGATGAAACCAATTACGGAGATTGCTCAGGGGTTAGATCTGCTGGAGGATGAGATTGAGCTTTATGGCAAATACAAAGCCAAGGTCAACTTCAGTGCTTGGGAACGCCTCAAGGATAAACCCGATGCTAAACTCATCCTGGTGACTGCAATTAATCCTACCCCTGCCGGTGAAGGAAAAACCACGACGACCGTTGGCTTAGGACAAGCTATGTCCAAGATTGGCAAAAACGCCATGATTGCCTTGCGTGAACCTTCCCTGGGTCCTTGCTTTGGTGTTAAGGGTGGAGCAGCCGGGGGCGGATATGCTCAAGTTGTGCCGATGGAGGATATCAATCTCCACTTTACCGGTGATTTCCACGCTATTACTTCGACTCATAATTTATTGGCAGCACTTTTAGATAATCATATACAACAAGGCAATCTTTTGAATATCGACCCTCGCCAAATCGTATTCCGTCGGGTCATGGATATGAATGACCGGGCTTTACGCAAAATTGTGATTGGTTTAGGCGGCCGCACAGAAGGAATTCCCCGGGAAAACGGTTTTGATATCACAGTGGCTTCCGAAATTATGGCGATTCTCTGCTTAGCCAAGGATCTTATGGATCTGAAAGAACGCTTCGGTCGGATTGTGGTGGCTTACACTTATGACGGTAAGGCGATTACCGCTCATGATCTGGAAGCTGAAGGTGCCATGGCTCTGCTCATGAAGGATGCCATTAAGCCCAATTTAGTTCAAACCCTGGAGAACACTCCTGTATTTATTCATGGCGGTCCTTTTGCTAATATTGCTCACGGTTGTAACAGCGTCGTGGCTACCAGAATGGCCATGAAGCTTGCTGACTATGTCATTACCGAAGCCGGATTCGGCGCTGATCTCGGCGCTGAGAAATTCTACGATCTGAAATGCCGCTTCGCAGAGCTGAAGCCGGCGGCTACGGTCATTGTAGCGACTGTCCGCGCTCTGAAGATGAATGGCGGAGTCGCTAAGGAAGATCTGGGACCGGAGAACCTGGAAGCTTTGGCTAAAGGTATCGTTAACCTGGAAAAGCATATCGAGAACATCGGCAAGTTTGGTGTTCCTGCGGTGGTGGCTATCAATCGTTTCCCCACCGATACCGATGCTGAATTAGAGTTTGTGGCAGAACGCTGCCGTCAGCTGGGAGCCGAGTTCGCCTTATCGGAAGTCTTCACTAAAGGTGGCGAAGGCGGTATTGAGCTGGCCAAGGCTGTTCTCAATATTGTTGATAATAAAGAATCCAATTTCCATGTTCTTTATGAATTGGATCTGCCTATTGCCAAGAAGATCGAGACCATTTGTAAAGAGGTTTATGGTGCCGATGGTGTGAACTTTACCAAAGAAGCCCTAACCTCGATGAAGAAATATGAAGAATTAGGCTATGGCCAATTGCCCATTTGTATGGCTAAAACTCAGTACTCCTTAACCGATGATCAGAATGTTCTGGGCCGCCCATCGGGCTTTACCATTACGGTCCGTGAACTCCGCTTATCTGCCGGCGCCGGATTCCTGGTAGCCATCACCGGTGCTATTATGACCATGCCCGGACTTCCCAAACGCCCGGCTGCTTTAAGAATGGATATTGACGCTGCAGGGCGCATTACCGGCCTCTTCTAAAACAGGTCGTCTGGCTTTGCCCCAGAAAGAAATTTTCTGGGGCTTATTTTCGTTAGGACCTTTTAATGTTTTACAGTGGAAGCGGGAAAGGTATAATCAGATTAGAAAATGAGCTAAGGTCAGAGAAAATAGTCTGGGACAGGAGGAGCAGCCGGGATGATACCTATGCCTCGGGT is a window encoding:
- a CDS encoding S1 RNA-binding domain-containing protein, with protein sequence MAIAVGTIVEGVVTGITNFGAFVELPEKVTGLVHISEVADAYVKDVRDYLKEQDRVKVKVIHVDEKGKIGLSIKQANPSPKNTTRERRQPTVSFEDKLAKFIKDSDERQLEFRRATESKRGGRGSSRY
- a CDS encoding SpoIIE family protein phosphatase, which gives rise to MVRGEVMAEWATLKTKQGLRKEKLTLEGHFWPFLLGLLIARGSILGLYPFGIAFGAALMLHGRKGTMMGLLGVTAGVSSLFLKDLASGLQILLTLLILSLFVPRLRGNKRESLYLGISTALVTGCVALAVLSFGQFEVSLGMKAAVLGILNGGLAVVFRFALRYQDAVWRGNFTREQGMAWLLILIGVLSGLHGVMFKEINFSVVVLSFFILFIAQRFGAGAAAGVGAMLGFLPQLEFNPQNLMAAGIYGLAGFGTGAFQKLGKLGLGVAFMSITLMFTVYLQPEVLYSQLLSSGIGLLLFSLFPSTTSQHDFLKDKPMPEVESTVTKVKTVAEIFDQIAYSAQAAEAEVGKSKPEIPELMNVLVERVCKNCPTLDTCWTREFYRTYHLLFNLFEWVEREEEKVNVQNLPVEWKRHCGKLKEMLLGVQFIMEHEKSIESWRSRLTANQEALARQFQSVSQVIGHLAKELNARHNVEQVKPASLARRRKQFLDVGVASFTKKGNSISGDNYASLAFAPTQHAFIVSDGMGVGEGAAKMSSTALNLLEQLLTTGFEPESAIQALNSILVLRSPEESFVTLDIGILDCESDDLKLIKVGACPSYIVREDKVHMFQSSSLPVGILNHVEIPVIEEKLRPDEYLVLVTDGIQDILKDGKDWLKKFLDRQHPQTAQELAEAIVQEARAMSGNDLADDGIVLVVKKNIFH
- the tilS gene encoding tRNA lysidine(34) synthetase TilS, encoding MYEKLKQQVLPQLIAPGSRILAAVSGGPDSVALAHILWRYIQDKQEQKITLVITHVHHGVREESDDEEKMVQNMARDWEIPCLIHRFDSKNYAKSVGKSFQTAAREWRYACWQEDMRKENCTLLATAHHLGDQAETVLYRLLRGSGTAGLAGIYPQKGKLIRPLLTVTKEDILEYCRNEKLPYALDHSNEEPIYVRNKIRLQLLPELQREYNPKIIEALGRTAEVLRWDEEYLEEEVQSAWKRWAILDTEQRVGLRRTIFELPKAILSRLIRRAATLVSGEPRGIAFQYVEQVMASQGQVGWSQDLPGLNIGIDYQGVWFQRADWGQSINESPDILLPSLPVGAHWGEWLPWRDEAGVNWLVGLFCLEKEAEDNDYPGQCVDKVFFDGPGLIRNSEKLQWRYRQEGDCLWIAGLGHKSLKKVFQDAKVPAKHRPVIPLLAMGNEILWIPGVKRGDRYPIEQGKGAVGVLIKC
- the ftsH gene encoding ATP-dependent zinc metalloprotease FtsH, with product MKFFKNAAVYLLIILIAIMLIRFANPPATQPLDMDYTKFYEAVVTGQVEEVVISTDDNVNTYEVKTKDGQQYVVLGEAKDVDLSAQMNEHKVNVRVNPPVTTPWWAGLITTVLPFLLIGGFIFFMMQQSQGGGNRVMQFGKSRAKLVTDEKKKVTFADVAGADEVKEELEEVVEFLKFPKKFNELGAKIPKGVLLFGPPGTGKTLLARAVAGEAGVPFFSISGSDFVEMFVGVGASRVRDLFEQAKKNAPCIVFIDEIDAVGRQRGAGLGGGHDEREQTLNQLLVEMDGFNGNEGIIIIAATNRPDILDPALLRPGRFDRQVVVDVPDVKGREEILKVHVKGKPMHNDVELDVLARRTPGFTGADLANLVNEAALLSARRNEKEIKMNALEDSVERVIAGPEKKARVISDYEKKLVSYHEAGHALVGEMLTHTDPLHKVSIIPRGRAGGYTLLLPKEDRNYMTKSHLLDQVTMLLGGRVAEALVLHEISTGASNDLERATGLVRKMITELGMSEELGPLTFGQKEGQVFLGRDIARDRNYSEAVAYSIDKEARRMIDECYLKAQTIIQENMHKLNAIAQTLMEKETIEAKEFAELMARFDQPVETAQVSEPSETENNTTEHDDLLPATGETSVEGEDRTEAEGLSGSTLEEEKNKID
- the ndk gene encoding nucleoside-diphosphate kinase is translated as MEKTFIMLKPDAVQRGLVGQIIARFEAKGCKLVGMKLMSVDQALAEQHYAEHKGKSFFEPTVQYIMSSPVVAMVWEGKNVVALARELMGATNPANANPGSIRGSFGMDISRNVIHGSDSVASAEREIALYFRPEELCDYRKAGEEWLSE
- a CDS encoding DUF881 domain-containing protein; this translates as MNLPKNGKMMLTVASLILGILFISLLKTTGAAGSTARTDTTLASLIQIGQENEQLKNDISKLKEDLSKFQAGQNASKVVLEQLDTAKRNAGLTKVTGPGLRITLDDAQDRDINNEDIQYYVIHEEYIRTIVNLLWHGGAEAVAVNGQRITGNTEIFCSGAFIQIGQTRQMPPYVIEAVGDVNYLQSSLNFYFWDRLGEYQEQYGITRKLEVPTEPLVIPAGKAQQFRYSEPMKEAK
- a CDS encoding DUF881 domain-containing protein — protein: MKKRTLAIPLTLVALVLGFLLTLQMQTQKSVLELEKIQAQRAASARDFLAEAQEENKLLKEQHTALTAQLEEARTQGGTSPALLAELDRYRMMEGTVNVQGPGIVITIDDRQQEHKVVLPMSNEDLLEIINTLKFAGAEAISVNGQRVVASSAIVLSGTSTKLINQVPITRTEGVPYEILAIGNQDQLLDYFTQLKAQRLKQLGMSVSVSRKTVQIPSYKGVSPVKSPES
- a CDS encoding formate--tetrahydrofolate ligase, whose amino-acid sequence is MKTDIEIAQEATMKPITEIAQGLDLLEDEIELYGKYKAKVNFSAWERLKDKPDAKLILVTAINPTPAGEGKTTTTVGLGQAMSKIGKNAMIALREPSLGPCFGVKGGAAGGGYAQVVPMEDINLHFTGDFHAITSTHNLLAALLDNHIQQGNLLNIDPRQIVFRRVMDMNDRALRKIVIGLGGRTEGIPRENGFDITVASEIMAILCLAKDLMDLKERFGRIVVAYTYDGKAITAHDLEAEGAMALLMKDAIKPNLVQTLENTPVFIHGGPFANIAHGCNSVVATRMAMKLADYVITEAGFGADLGAEKFYDLKCRFAELKPAATVIVATVRALKMNGGVAKEDLGPENLEALAKGIVNLEKHIENIGKFGVPAVVAINRFPTDTDAELEFVAERCRQLGAEFALSEVFTKGGEGGIELAKAVLNIVDNKESNFHVLYELDLPIAKKIETICKEVYGADGVNFTKEALTSMKKYEELGYGQLPICMAKTQYSLTDDQNVLGRPSGFTITVRELRLSAGAGFLVAITGAIMTMPGLPKRPAALRMDIDAAGRITGLF